The genome window ACTTTTAATGTAGGCTTTCTCCTTGGATAAGTCTGAGATCTGTCAGTTTAAATTTCAAGTCATGGAGTCAGTTCTGTGTATGTTTATATGGCAGCAGTGCTGACTGAACTCTACCCCACATGCCTAAACTGCACCACTTCCCTAATTGAATACAACTGATTGATTTATACACTCCTATCACATGTGCTATGTATAAACGTTCAGAAAAGGGAACCTGAAGTGTCTGGCTTTGTAAGAAACTCTGCTAAGCCCGTTTCTAGGGCACATATCTCACTAAGGGGTCTTGAGCTAACATGTTTCTTACACATTACTCTACAAAATGGGCTATTTCTAGGCTGTTGCAGCAACCTCTGGCTTGTTCAGATTGGCCCGCAGTTGGTCCATTCATGTCCCACATAGCAGTCATAGTGGGAGTTGGTGGACGTTGATAGGCTGCCGAGGTCTGACAGTGCTGATGTGGACTGCTGAGTAGGCGGGCAGGGGGAGGGTCACTGCTCCTTGTACAGTGTCACTGTAGTATCTGAGGGTTTATTCATGATTTGTGTTTGAGAGAACAACGTAGGGtagtttattttgtcttgtttaaacATTCAGTTCATCTCAAGATTGCTTGAGATTTGTGGACCACAACAGAATATATTTAGTATACCCTTGTAGTTTTTGTGTATAAATTATATAACGTAACCATACTTGTTGTGATTGCTGACTTATGTATAATCTGTTATTATGTTTAAATGGCAGCTATGTAAGAAACTACCTGactagttttaaaaaaaaaggacaccACAACTGATCTACATTTTGCAGTAACTTCATTCATTACATTGACAAGCAAAGTAAATATTTGCTCCACGGATAGAATGCCATCTGCCATAGCTTCAGGTAATGGCGCGCTCTTTCTCCTTCTGAGCAAGGGGATCTTCACTGTTTGGTGGTTATATTAGTTTCATGCAAAGTCTGTCGAAGTCAGCAATTCTGTTTTAAATGACTACTGTTTCGACATTCGCTCAGCTTGACAAATGCATTCAAATGACTAGTGAGGTAATTCCTATCCCTATAATTtacaatgtaaataataattagttctgatgactttttctttccttttttttagaCTGCGAGATCTGTCTGAGCAGTAGCAGTTCAGAATAGAGTTGtttttgttgggttttttttataaagaagTCTTTACGGGACTTTGTTTACATCAAGTTATATGATGTGTTACAGCTTTGTGATCCAATAATGTTGTTTCTCAGTTCTGCTGTTGCAATGATACAGAAACCACATCCTTTTGATTGTTATTCTTTGCACTTAAGATCACCCTTTTTCTTGCCAATCATttatcctcttttttttttttttttttctctctctgttgccCAGTTCCTGCGGGTAACCAAACAGTACCTGCCCCACCTGGCGCGTCTTTGTCTCATCAGCACCTTCCTGGAAGACGGCATCCGCATGTGGTTCCAGGAATGAGCAGAGAGACTACATTGAGGCTACCTGGAGCTGTGGCTACTTCCTGGCTACGTGCTTTGTGCTGCTTAACCTCATAGGACAGCTGGGTGAGTGAATTGGAGGCAGTGCACAGATAGGTTAAGGTTAGGACATGAGATGAGTTAACTCGGATTTGAAAGTTTTAGGGAGTTACAGTTCTAGCATCAATGAGTGGTGTGACACAAATACTTGTAACAACAGTAAGAGGAGTGATTGATGGTTCAGggcaaataatttaaatgtataaaacgTTTAAAAGTATGATCAATGTATTTCAGCCCTGTTGTAACTGCAGTTtgcaaaatgtgcataaaaacacattgacacacattgAACTTCACATCTGGGTCATAAACTAGCTTGCTGATTAGAGAGGTCAGGGGAGATCAAAAAAAACTTGTTGAAGGAAGCTAAGAGGCAGCCCACTTCACCACAAATCAGCTAAGTATTGCAGTGGATGCGAAAATGCATCCCTGAGCTCCTTGAACTTTGAGCAGAAGTTCACACACTGATGAAGGCATTACCAAAAACGTAGAAGCAGACAGAAGACATGTTGGGTAGATGTCAGGTTCCATTCTTGTCATGTAATAACCACAGTACAAAGCTAAAATGAACACTTATTGTAATCACCAAAGCATGACATGGCAGTTGGAAAATTGGTCCTGGGGGTGAAATGGTTTCTGTTGAGACATGCTGAAGCTGAAGTGTGTTGCAGCTATAATGACcacaacttttctttctttaatatCTTATCTGTTGTCTAACAGGTGGTTGTGTCCTCATCCTCAGTAGAAATTTTGTACAGTATGCCTGCTTTGGACTATTTGGTATCATAGCACTACAGGTGAGAACAATTAAGCTGTAATTAAATTTACGCTGTGTGCACAGCATTAGGTCTTTGTATCTGatctgtgtgtctctttctttccacTAGACTGTTGCATACAGCATTTTATGGGACCTTAAATTTTTGATGAGGTAAGTCTCACAGTAGTTTTAGTCAAATGCTANNNNNNNNNNNNNNNNNNNNNNNNNNNNNNNNNNNNNNNNNNNNNNNNNNNNNNNNNNNNNNNNNNNNNNNNNNNNNNNNNNNNNNNNNNNNNNNNNNNNCCCAGTTCCTGCGGGTAACCAAACAGTACCTGCCCCACCTGGCGCGTCTTTGTCTCATCAGCACCTTCCTGGAAGACGGCATCCGCATGTGGTTCCAGTGGAATGAGCAGAGAGACTACATTGAGGCTACCTGGAGCTGTGGCTACTTCCTGGCTACGTGCTTTGTGCTGCTTAACCTCATAGGACAGCTGGGTGAGTGAATTGGAGGCAGTGCACAGATAGGTTAAGGTTAGGACATGAGATGAGTTAACTCGGATTTGAAAGTTTTAGGGAGTTACAGTTCTAGCATCAATGAGTGGTGTGACACAAATACTTGTAACAACAGTAAGAGGAGTGATTGATGGTTCAGggcaaataatttaaatgtataaaacgTTTAAAAGTATGATCAATGTATTTCAGCCCTGTTGTAACTGCAGTTtgcaaaatgtgcataaaaacacattgacacacattgAACTTCACATCTGGGTCATAAACTAGCTTGCTGATTAGAGAGGTCAGGGGAGATCAAAAAAAACTTGTTGAAGGAAGCTAAGAGGCAGCCCACTTCACCACAAATCAGCTAAGTATTGCAGTGGATGCGAAAATGCATCCCTGAGCTCCTTGAACTTTGAGCAGAAGTTCACACACTGATGAAGGCATTACCAAAAACGTAGAAGCAGACAGAAGACATGTTGGGTAGATGTCAGGTTCCATTCTTGTCATGTAATAACCACAGTACAAAGCTAAAATGAACACTTATTGTAATCACCAAAGCATGACATGGCAGTTGGAAAATTGGTCCTGGGGGTGAAATGGTTTCTGTTGAGACATGCTGAAGCTGAAGTGTGTTGCAGCTATAATGACcacaacttttctttctttaatatCTTATCTGTTGTCTAACAGGTGGTTGTGTCCTCATCCTCAGTAGAAATTTTGTACAGTATGCCTGCTTTGGACTATTTGGTATCATAGCACTACAGGTGAGAACAATTAAGCTGTAATTAAATTTACGCTGTGTGCACAGCATTAGGTCTTTGTATCTGatctgtgtgtctctttctttccacTAGACTGTTGCATACAGCATTTTATGGGACCTTAAATTTTTGATGAGGTAAGTCTCACAGTAGTTTTAGtcaaatgctaaaaaaaaccctcttcCAACAACAATAATCTCACTAAGCAAATTATGAGTAATTCTATGTTTATTGGAGTATTTGTATTGGGTTGCACCAGCTTGTCAACTCCCAAATATAGCAGAATGTAATTTGCATGTGCTTGTTGTGAATGTCACACTGACGGGTGGTTTTTGATCTTAGGTTTTGAATTTTGCTTTTTCTGATCATAGATTAAAACTAGCTTAATTCATTAGACAGTATGTAGTGCTTTTGCTGTATCGATGGAAACTTTGATTTGTAAAGAGCAGTAGTACATGAGTCAGTTGTCCATACTAGATTGAAGTCGCCCTCAGCCCACCTGATTCTATTGCATGCACTCTATATTCCACACATTTTTCTGCTTATCTGACTGCAAGTCTGACAGCCACTGTCCAAAAATAACCATCCTCTCCCAGAAACCTCGCCCTCGGAGGTGGTCTGCTACTGCTGCTGGCAGAGTCTCGTTCAGAAGGAAAGAGCATGTTTGCCGGAGTCCCCTCCATGGGAGAGAGTTCGCCAAAGCAGTACATGCAGCTGGGTGGTCGAGTACTGCTAGTGCTCATGTTCATGACTCTGCTACACTTTGACTCCAACTTCTTCTCTGTGAGTACTGACAACAACCACAACCCTCATTCAACACAGATGGATATTTCATTATTAAAGGTGGGATATGCAATTCTAATCCGATACACgcctttttgtcaaattcagcaaatatctcgTCATGGTCCGCAAGCTGTccgttctgtgtgtgcactggagaaaaaaaaaaacctcttgtgtttgtacacagcccggACTCCTTAaataggaaacaaacaaagtggcttgGCGTGTTCCACATAACAGTATTCCAGTCATGATTTGTGCGTCAGGTAATTAAATGACTTCTAGCTTCTAGTTTGCCAACTGTTGTTGTGACGTTACCTGTAGTAGCAGGAgagtagggatgaaacggtatgaaaatttcatattacgatttatagtgaccaaaattgtCACGGTTATCAATATTATCACGGTAAAAAATTAACTGATACACTgtaaccatttcaacaagttttatattgaaaactacaaatacaattgccattgtgtttgcatagaaaacatatgaaaattatctaagtgtgcattatcaagaatTCATATTATATacgtaatacaatgaccccatGGACAactacatgaaaacaaataagtctttagaagatgatagtaactgcaatgagcccaaaaactgacctAAATATAGAGCAGTctgtgagggggggggggcaaagagagagaaaataatcgTCAGATAaatcgacaatgaaaatgaCCGTTGGTTGCAGCCCTAATGCCAAAGCATATCATAACATTTTAGCTGTTGAGTTGTATTCATTTTAGTACAGCAAGTTTCTGCAAATTAATCTGCATGTCAGTCAGTAGCCCAGCTGTGAGGTGATGACCACATACTGCAAAGTGCAAATCTTCACTACTTTAACATGTGCATTCTTCCACAGATCCTGCAGAACATGGTTGGCACTGCCCTCATCATCCTGGTGGCCATCGGCTTCAAAACCAAGCTAGCGGCATTGACCCTCGTCATGTGGCTCCTGGCTATCAATGTCTACTTCAACGCTTTCTGGACCATCCCTGCCTACAAGCCCATGCACGACTTCCTCAAGTACGACTTTTTCCAGACCACCTCCGTCATCGGCGGTCTGCTGTTGGTGGTGGCGCTTGGACCTGGTGGAGTGTCCATggatgagaaaaagaaagagtggTAGGCAAAGGGGGTAAAGATAAGAGGATTGCACAGCACCACTAACATCCCCCACCGACCAGGACACAAAGACCCTCCCTATCCTCCAGCCACCCCCTTCCCAAACAGGTTACAACATTTTTTGCCCCtagcttattttttatttggccAAATCCACAGACATCACCACACTCATCTGTGGACtatgggttgttttttatttttttttattttttttcctccaaacTGCTCTATAATGCCAGATTTTTTTCTAAACCCATCTTGTATGTCCTCCTttttcatgacaacagaagtaAAAAGGTATTAGTAAGTTAAACAACTAATGGATAAGTGGaggtaaaaatgtatttgttggaatgaaaataatttattgtattttatgggtGTTATGCCATAAGTTATAATAGATTAACGTTCATATTTTCTGAATAAAACTGGCAAATTGGACTGAGTGCAGCAGTTTGTTCTCCCCATGGATGCTGATCTTTTCCTGCCATTGGATCTTGAGGTGTCTGTGACTAGTCACCATATTGATCCTGAGAACTTGGGCACTGAATTGACAGCAACTCGCTTTGACTCTCCAGGTTTCATCTCCCctctttatatatatttcctGTGACACCCTAGCTTATCAAATCATCTGCACACCTTCAATCTCAACTGACTCTTGTTTATGGGGAGTCCAAATCGGGGGGCGATATGTGTACATTGTATACAAAGTGGTGGATTGCAGTCGTGCTTGATTGAAAACTTCAACACAATTGTTAGCTCCAGGACTTGTTATTGGGCACTTTGTACTGTACGTCTTTGGCAAATGCCTAACTAGTGAACTGTATATGGTCAGGGATAATAGGGGGGGGAGGTTCAACGTTTGTGAAACATCATATTCTGCGATCTAGAAAAGCAAAGAGGACTAAGCAGAGTCACTAGCCACCCGGACTTTGTCTTTGCTCAGTGTTTTTTGCCCTGTgtaagaaaatttaaaaaaaaaaattcaatgtGTTGATTTTCAGAagtttatattgtatttttgatcatttgttttttgtttgttttttttttgattttggaagttcatggcgaagaaataaattcaaaaaaGTAGAGTGATTGTCTCAGTTTTTAGCTGTTATGATGTTCTCCGAGGTTAATCAAAATTCTATACCAATGAAATGCCAAGTGGAGTGCGAGCATGCAGTGTTGTCACAGCTTCTCAGAAAATGTTTATGAAAAGTTCAGAAACATCTAAGTTACACATTAAGTGCTGTATTAGATAGGTGTTAAAATCAGCCTCCACTGAGAGCAATTTGGTATAATGTCAAAGACTTGGAGCAAATACCGACCTCTGATGGACTACTGTGGTAAAGGTTTACTGCAATGGAGCATTTCAGTGCAGGttaatttttaaaacaacaaaaaagggaCTGTATGGATGGGAGAGTATGATGACATCACTACATATGTACAGCACCTGAAGACGATAGATGGTAACATGTGGCAGTGGACTGGTGATTGCTGCCATGATGGAAAAACCattgatatgtgtgtgttgtttacaGTGGTACTGACATAGAACAAACCATAGAACTTTATAAAAGAGACCATGCCCTTAAATAAACTGCTCTTACAAGAATGAACTGACCAAGCCATCCATGACATTGTTTAGGACTTTTGGGGAGAATATTGTATTGCAATGATGTAGACTAAGAAGTGTTTCACAGAAATCTGAACCAGATGAGAAAATGGATGGAGAAGAAGCCAGACTCACCTGGGAGCTGGGCACACCAATTGTTGAAACTGAGTTAAAGGAACTAAACAAGAGCAGTCTGTATCTGCTTGGAGtaaagctttttgtttttgaagaaaagTTACATAACTTGTGTGCTTTCTTTATATGTGACTAGTCATGGTTGTTTcctttaataataatgaatacaGTTCTAACCGCGATGATACTTCAGTATCCACTTCCGTCTTTACTTATATCGCTTTACTCAACTGGGGTCAGTGTCAACCCCCCTATGTGTCTTTGTTAACGGTGGATTGCTGTTAAGCTCTTGACAGTTGggacttctctctctcccttttcagCTGTTACTAAATTAAAACCTTTGGCCATTTTGGGTTTACttcaaaatttaaaacaaccttgggctcacacacacacacacagacacatacactaACAAACATTGACTTCCAACaagagggctgtttcacaaaaccaagaCAGCAGATTAAGCCAGGATTTTCCAGATATTCTGGCTAAATTAAGCCGTGACTGGGTTTCATGAAAGCAGTGGCACAAATGTTACCATGGAGAGTTATTCTGTGCAGCTAGCCTAACCAAGACCATGCTATCAGCCAAGCTTGTCCTGGTGCATTATCTGTTCAGCCAGCTGTCACCCTGATCCGAAACCACTGTGTTTTTTCAGATATCCCATGTTCTGTCTGTATGTTGACTacctgttgtattttttttattatttcagttgaGCCACTGAGCAAAGCCAGTACTTCAttagaaatatataatttatagaATAATCTCTTATATTTAAAAGAAGTTCTTTCCAATTGTTagtaacatgaattacagattacaaaaacaattaggttatattttgtgttttcaggttAATTCTCTGGCACTCAGTGGCCTTAGAGGTAAACTGGGACAATACAATATTTCCTGATAACATCAACAGCAGAGATTGGTCAGAGACCAATACCTCGTTAATTATTTAAGTGGATTTATTGCTTTTTGATGTATTCCTAAACAATGAAGGATCATTTGTTACTcttccatttttatttattttatttgccattGGTAGCGCACAATTCATGGTTTTTTGGTTTCATAATTGTATAATCCTCCCAAATCATAGTCCCAGTTCACTGGGAAGAATGTCCcctctgggatcaataaagttgaaataaatttctcattctgattctgaccaaTAACTATACAGTGTACTGTACATTCATGAAACAACAGGGAGAGGgcaccaaaatgtcttttggccttttgtttatttattataaaaaaaaattgatgaTTAATACATTTCCATGTTTTAAGTGTGGATTGAAATGATCTCTTCTCTTTCTAGTTTATTAATTTC of Micropterus dolomieu isolate WLL.071019.BEF.003 ecotype Adirondacks linkage group LG13, ASM2129224v1, whole genome shotgun sequence contains these proteins:
- the LOC123981999 gene encoding surfeit locus protein 4 encodes the protein MWFQWNEQRDYIEATWSCGYFLATCFVLLNLIGQLGGCVLILSRNFVQYACFGLFGIIALQTVAYSILWDLKFLMRNLALGGGLLLLLAESRSEGKSMFAGVPSMGESSPKQYMQLGGRVLLVLMFMTLLHFDSNFFSILQNMVGTALIILVAIGFKTKLAALTLVMWLLAINVYFNAFWTIPAYKPMHDFLKYDFFQTTSVIGGLLLVVALGPGGVSMDEKKKEW